Proteins encoded in a region of the Paucibacter sediminis genome:
- a CDS encoding sensor histidine kinase — translation METAAMPPRTSLLRQIGRGALICLGLGLAAAVLAVLGRLQWDHAASIAQLNATFWSMGLLQLCIYAAMLLLTALGQHRLPARGWRRWTGLGALVLANTAVGWALFVAGFCPGQRLLGVEPVLHQCRSGVFPADWVPVMLARQLQFALLFVGLSECLARSRNAAAALHAAGLRRLRLAAELDAAQAQLLQAQIEPHFLFNTLANVRRLLRTEPAAAATMLADLLRYLEQALPQLREQDQTLASEAELVRAYLAVQGVRMGARLRYEIAVPAGLAQARVPAMLLLTLVENALKHGLQPLAEGGLIQIGASQAEGVLTLTVADTGRGMGEGSGHGMGLANIRARLRALYGARAGLSLRLNEPRGLCATVTLPGVGA, via the coding sequence GTGGAAACTGCCGCCATGCCGCCGCGGACCAGCCTCCTCCGCCAGATCGGACGCGGCGCGCTGATCTGCCTGGGCCTGGGGCTGGCGGCCGCCGTGCTGGCGGTGCTGGGGCGCCTGCAGTGGGACCACGCGGCAAGCATCGCGCAGCTCAACGCCACCTTCTGGTCCATGGGCCTGCTGCAGCTCTGCATCTACGCGGCCATGCTGCTGCTCACCGCGCTGGGCCAGCACCGCCTGCCGGCGCGCGGCTGGCGGCGCTGGACGGGCCTGGGCGCGCTGGTGCTGGCCAACACCGCGGTCGGCTGGGCGCTGTTCGTGGCGGGCTTCTGCCCTGGCCAGCGGCTGCTGGGCGTCGAGCCCGTCTTGCACCAATGCCGCAGCGGCGTATTCCCGGCCGACTGGGTTCCCGTCATGCTGGCCCGGCAGCTGCAATTCGCCCTCTTGTTCGTGGGGCTGAGCGAATGCCTGGCGCGCAGCCGCAACGCCGCCGCCGCCCTGCATGCGGCCGGCCTGCGCCGGCTCAGGCTGGCGGCCGAGCTGGACGCCGCGCAGGCCCAGCTGCTGCAAGCGCAGATCGAACCGCATTTCCTCTTCAACACCCTGGCCAATGTGCGGCGCCTGCTGCGCACCGAGCCGGCCGCCGCCGCCACCATGCTGGCCGACCTGCTGCGCTATCTGGAGCAGGCCTTGCCGCAGCTGCGCGAGCAGGACCAGACGCTGGCCAGCGAGGCCGAACTGGTGCGCGCCTACCTGGCCGTGCAGGGCGTGCGCATGGGCGCGCGGCTGCGCTATGAGATCGCCGTGCCCGCCGGCCTGGCCCAGGCCAGGGTGCCGGCCATGCTGCTGCTGACCCTGGTCGAGAACGCGCTCAAGCACGGCTTGCAGCCGCTCGCCGAGGGCGGGCTGATCCAGATCGGCGCCAGCCAGGCCGAGGGCGTGCTGACCCTCACCGTGGCCGACACCGGCCGCGGCATGGGCGAGGGCAGCGGCCACGGCATGGGGCTGGCAAACATCCGGGCGCGGCTGCGCGCCCTCTATGGCGCCCGCGCCGGCCTGTCGCTGCGCCTGAACGAGCCGCGGGGCCTGTGCGCCACCGTCACCTTGCCCGGGGTGGGGGCGTGA
- the arsA gene encoding arsenical pump-driving ATPase, whose product MQMLENLPRFAFFTGKGGVGKTSLACAAALQLADAGKRVLLVSTDPASNVGQVFGLAIGNTITPIAAVPRLWAIEIDPQAAAQGYRDRIVGPVRGVLPTEVVKGIEEQLSGACTTEIAAFDEFTGLLTDPALSERFEHVLFDTAPTGHTIRLLQLPGAWSSFLEAGQGDASCLGPLAGLEKQRAQYAAAVAALADPARTRLVLVARAQASALREVARTHEELQRVGMQRQFLVINGVMPAAEAERDALAAAIVRREQAALAAMPAALRDLPCEQLPLKPFDLVGLEALRSFFDANAPLPALASMPPLPPASLAALVDELAAGGHGLIMLMGKGGVGKTTLAAAVAVALAQRGLPVHLSTSDPAAHLTETLSGQLEHLRVSRIDPQAETLRYREQVLASKGKNLDAPGRALLEEDLRSPCTEEIAVFQAFSRIIREAGRQFVVMDTAPTGHTLLLLDATGAYHREIARQMQGRGQGIHFTTPMMQLQDPARTKVMIVTLAEDTPVQEAAQLQADLQRAGITPWAWVINMSVAAAPACHSTLLQQRALKERAQIEKVAQQHAARHAIVPLQAEEPVGVERLAALAT is encoded by the coding sequence ATGCAGATGCTTGAAAACCTGCCGCGCTTTGCCTTCTTCACCGGCAAGGGCGGCGTGGGCAAGACCTCGCTGGCCTGCGCGGCGGCGCTGCAGCTGGCCGACGCCGGCAAGCGCGTGCTGCTGGTCAGCACCGATCCGGCCTCCAATGTGGGCCAGGTGTTCGGCCTCGCCATCGGCAACACCATCACGCCGATCGCGGCGGTGCCGCGCCTGTGGGCCATCGAGATCGACCCGCAGGCCGCCGCCCAGGGCTACCGCGATCGCATCGTCGGCCCGGTGCGCGGCGTGCTGCCCACCGAGGTGGTGAAGGGCATCGAGGAACAGCTGTCCGGCGCCTGCACCACCGAAATCGCCGCCTTCGACGAGTTCACCGGCCTGCTCACCGACCCGGCGCTCAGCGAGCGCTTCGAGCATGTGCTGTTCGACACCGCGCCCACCGGCCACACCATCCGCCTGCTGCAGCTGCCGGGCGCCTGGAGCAGCTTTCTGGAGGCCGGCCAGGGCGATGCCTCCTGCCTGGGGCCGCTGGCCGGGCTGGAGAAGCAGCGTGCCCAATATGCCGCCGCGGTGGCGGCCCTGGCCGACCCGGCGCGCACGCGCCTGGTGCTGGTGGCGCGCGCCCAGGCCTCGGCGCTGCGCGAGGTGGCACGCACCCATGAGGAGCTGCAGCGTGTCGGCATGCAGCGCCAGTTCCTCGTCATCAACGGCGTGATGCCGGCGGCCGAGGCCGAGCGCGACGCGCTCGCCGCCGCCATCGTGCGGCGCGAGCAGGCAGCGCTGGCGGCCATGCCGGCGGCCTTGCGGGATCTGCCCTGCGAGCAGCTGCCGCTCAAGCCCTTCGATCTGGTCGGCCTGGAGGCGCTGCGCAGCTTCTTCGACGCCAACGCGCCGCTGCCGGCCCTTGCGTCAATGCCGCCCTTGCCACCGGCCAGCCTGGCCGCACTGGTGGACGAGCTGGCCGCCGGCGGCCACGGCCTCATCATGCTGATGGGCAAGGGCGGCGTGGGCAAGACCACGCTGGCCGCCGCCGTGGCGGTGGCGCTGGCGCAGCGCGGCCTGCCGGTGCACCTGAGCACCTCGGACCCGGCCGCCCACCTGACGGAAACGCTCAGCGGCCAGCTCGAGCATCTGCGCGTCAGCCGCATCGATCCGCAGGCCGAGACCCTGCGCTACCGCGAGCAGGTGTTGGCCAGCAAGGGCAAGAACCTGGACGCGCCGGGGCGCGCCCTGCTGGAGGAGGACCTGCGCTCGCCCTGCACCGAGGAGATCGCGGTGTTCCAGGCCTTCTCGCGCATCATCCGCGAGGCCGGCCGCCAGTTCGTGGTGATGGACACCGCGCCCACCGGCCACACCCTGCTGCTGCTGGACGCCACCGGCGCCTACCACCGCGAGATCGCGCGCCAGATGCAGGGCCGCGGACAAGGCATCCACTTCACCACGCCGATGATGCAGCTGCAGGACCCGGCGCGCACCAAGGTCATGATCGTCACCCTGGCGGAGGACACGCCGGTGCAGGAGGCCGCCCAGCTGCAGGCCGATCTGCAACGCGCCGGCATCACGCCCTGGGCCTGGGTGATCAATATGAGCGTGGCGGCGGCGCCCGCCTGCCACTCCACCCTGTTGCAGCAGCGCGCCCTCAAGGAGCGCGCGCAGATTGAAAAGGTGGCGCAGCAGCATGCGGCACGCCACGCCATCGTGCCCTTGCAGGCCGAGGAACCGGTGGGCGTGGAACGCCTGGCCGCGCTGGCGACTTAG
- a CDS encoding response regulator, producing MANLRTYLVEDSPLLRESLSATLEELVPLRMVAAAADESSALHWLAHHGRDIDLVILDIFLKQGSGLGVLRATQSPPPPYKLVVLSNYATPEVRRSCLALGAAQVFDKSHDIEALVRYCQQLSGSGHA from the coding sequence ATGGCCAACCTGCGCACCTATCTCGTCGAAGACAGCCCCTTGCTACGCGAGAGCCTGAGCGCGACCCTGGAGGAGCTGGTGCCGCTGCGGATGGTGGCCGCCGCCGCCGATGAATCCAGCGCCCTGCACTGGCTGGCCCATCACGGCCGCGACATCGATCTGGTGATACTGGACATCTTCCTCAAGCAGGGCTCGGGCCTGGGCGTGCTGCGCGCCACGCAGAGCCCACCGCCGCCCTACAAGCTGGTGGTGCTGAGCAACTACGCCACGCCCGAGGTGCGCCGCAGCTGCCTGGCACTGGGCGCCGCCCAGGTGTTCGACAAGTCGCACGACATCGAGGCCCTGGTGCGCTATTGCCAGCAGCTCAGCGGATCAGGCCATGCTTGA
- a CDS encoding MarR family winged helix-turn-helix transcriptional regulator: MNAKNAAPGSLLREVARLYTRAQRVVADCCRTTSTQCHLLTELARSGPLPLSELGTRLSLEKSWVSRAVEGMAARGWVSKEPNPSDARSWLVTLTADGERTTRELNKTLDTHAEDLLGALDERERAAVESSLLLLLKALQADTAANCCLPPTAKKESTSCP, translated from the coding sequence ATGAATGCCAAGAACGCCGCGCCCGGCAGCCTGCTGCGCGAAGTGGCGCGCCTGTACACGCGCGCCCAGCGCGTCGTCGCCGATTGCTGCCGCACCACCAGCACCCAGTGCCATCTGCTCACCGAGCTGGCGCGTTCCGGCCCGCTGCCGCTCTCGGAACTCGGCACCCGCCTGAGCCTGGAGAAGAGCTGGGTGTCGCGTGCGGTGGAGGGCATGGCCGCGCGTGGCTGGGTGAGCAAGGAGCCGAACCCGAGCGACGCAAGGAGCTGGCTCGTCACGCTCACCGCCGACGGCGAACGCACCACGCGTGAACTGAACAAGACCCTCGACACCCATGCCGAAGACCTGCTGGGCGCGCTCGACGAGCGCGAGCGGGCGGCGGTGGAGAGTTCCCTGCTCTTGCTCTTGAAGGCCCTGCAGGCGGATACCGCAGCCAATTGCTGCCTGCCGCCCACGGCCAAGAAGGAATCGACATCATGTCCCTGA
- a CDS encoding aquaporin: MTVPFSRKLLAETLGTALLLAVVIGSGIMAERLAGGNVAIALLANTLATVGGLYVLIELLGPLSGAHFNPAVSLVMALRGALPRGQLLPYVAAQLLGAMLGAWLAHAMFEMPVLQFSAKLRGGQGQWIAEGVATFGLLLVILRAPAERVAAMVACYIGAAYWFTASTSFANPAAVFGRLFSDSFAGIAPASAPGFVLAELAGAGLALGVHRLLGAQRA, from the coding sequence ATGACGGTCCCTTTTTCCCGAAAGCTCTTGGCCGAAACCCTGGGCACGGCCCTGCTGCTGGCGGTGGTGATCGGCTCGGGCATCATGGCCGAGCGCCTGGCCGGCGGCAATGTGGCGATCGCGCTGCTCGCCAACACCCTGGCCACGGTGGGCGGGCTCTATGTGCTGATCGAGCTGCTCGGCCCGCTCAGCGGCGCCCATTTCAACCCGGCCGTCTCGCTGGTGATGGCGCTGCGCGGCGCCTTGCCGCGCGGCCAGCTGCTGCCCTATGTGGCGGCGCAGCTGCTGGGTGCCATGCTGGGCGCCTGGCTGGCGCATGCGATGTTCGAGATGCCGGTCCTGCAGTTCTCCGCCAAGCTGCGCGGCGGCCAGGGCCAGTGGATCGCGGAAGGCGTGGCGACCTTCGGCCTGCTGCTGGTGATCCTGCGCGCACCGGCCGAGCGGGTGGCGGCGATGGTGGCCTGCTATATCGGCGCGGCCTACTGGTTCACCGCCTCCACCTCCTTCGCCAACCCAGCCGCGGTGTTCGGCCGCCTCTTCAGCGACAGCTTTGCCGGCATCGCCCCGGCCAGCGCGCCGGGCTTTGTGCTGGCCGAGCTGGCCGGTGCCGGGCTGGCGCTGGGCGTGCATCGCCTGCTGGGGGCGCAGCGGGCCTGA
- a CDS encoding response regulator, whose translation MIRIAIVDDHALVRAGLRQYFAEQADFQVVGEAASGREAMALLREGGLDVMLLDIGMPEQSGVDTLVAVKARAPELPVLILSGFAESQYATTLLRQGASGYLGKDCDPDEIVKAIRTVCRGRKYISAGVAEQLAEELGDKHADQPAHLQLSERELQVFLRLAQGETVGHVAEGMSLSVKTISTYRTRVMEKMHLASNSDLTYYALKHGLIR comes from the coding sequence GTGATACGCATTGCCATCGTCGATGATCATGCGCTGGTTCGCGCCGGCCTGCGCCAGTATTTTGCGGAGCAGGCCGACTTCCAGGTGGTGGGCGAGGCCGCCAGCGGCCGTGAGGCGATGGCGCTGCTGCGCGAGGGCGGGCTGGACGTGATGCTGCTGGACATCGGCATGCCCGAGCAGAGCGGGGTGGACACGCTGGTGGCCGTGAAGGCGCGCGCGCCGGAGCTGCCGGTGCTGATACTCAGCGGTTTCGCCGAATCGCAATACGCCACCACGCTGCTGCGCCAGGGGGCGAGCGGCTATCTGGGCAAGGACTGCGATCCCGACGAGATCGTCAAGGCGATACGCACGGTGTGCCGCGGCCGCAAATACATCTCGGCCGGGGTGGCCGAGCAGCTGGCCGAGGAATTGGGCGACAAGCATGCCGACCAGCCCGCGCATCTGCAGCTCTCAGAGCGCGAGCTGCAGGTCTTCCTGCGCCTGGCCCAGGGCGAGACGGTGGGCCATGTGGCCGAGGGCATGTCGCTGAGCGTGAAGACCATCAGCACCTACCGCACCCGGGTGATGGAGAAGATGCATCTGGCCAGCAACAGCGACCTGACCTACTACGCGCTCAAGCATGGCCTGATCCGCTGA
- the arsD gene encoding arsenite efflux transporter metallochaperone ArsD — MRQLQIYDPALCCSSGVCGAEVDARLLQASADIDWARNAGARIERFNLASEPLAFAQQAEVKAWLERAGQDALPLTLLDGQLMLAGRYPSRQQLAQWLGLPLAAPENTCCSGGSCCA, encoded by the coding sequence ATGCGCCAATTGCAGATCTACGACCCGGCCCTGTGCTGCAGCAGCGGCGTTTGCGGCGCCGAGGTCGACGCCCGGCTGCTGCAGGCCAGCGCCGACATCGACTGGGCGCGCAACGCCGGCGCCCGCATCGAACGCTTCAACCTGGCCAGCGAGCCGCTCGCCTTCGCCCAGCAGGCCGAGGTGAAGGCCTGGCTGGAACGCGCCGGCCAGGACGCCCTGCCCCTCACCCTGCTGGACGGCCAGCTGATGCTGGCGGGCCGCTATCCGAGCCGGCAGCAGCTGGCGCAGTGGCTGGGCTTGCCCCTGGCCGCACCCGAAAACACCTGCTGCAGCGGCGGTAGCTGCTGCGCCTGA
- a CDS encoding NAD(P)-binding domain-containing protein: MSLTNQSNAALPVAVLGAGPVGLAAVAQLIARGLPFVALEAAPSVGAHLLDYGHVRLFSPWRYNIDAQMARQLAASGWQAPDAEALPLAGEVVERVLKPFAALPEVARGLRLNTRVTAISREGFDKVKSAGREHAPFVIRAEQGGRPLEIRARAVIDATGTWGQPNPLGAGGLPALGEAAAAAQIHYGIPDVLGTQCARYAGKRTLVVGAGHSAANALLALAELAQQVPGTRLAWGVRSPALKRVFGGGAADALPARGQLGTALQALQASGALEFISGLRIAELRRVEGKLSVLGSQAQGGALQLDGFDEIICATGQRPDLRLASELRVRLDPWLESTAALGPLIDPNLHSCGTVRPHGHRELAHPEPGLYTLGVKSYGRAPTFLMATGFEQARSVVAALAGDFEAADRVELDLPETGVCSAGEAPPSSSAAATAPAQSCCAAAPKAAAARCCG, encoded by the coding sequence ATGTCCCTGACGAATCAATCGAATGCAGCGCTGCCGGTGGCGGTGCTGGGGGCCGGCCCGGTGGGGCTGGCCGCGGTGGCGCAGCTGATCGCGCGCGGCCTGCCCTTTGTGGCGCTGGAGGCCGCGCCGAGCGTGGGCGCGCATCTGCTGGACTACGGCCATGTGCGCCTGTTCTCGCCCTGGCGCTACAACATCGATGCCCAGATGGCCAGGCAGCTGGCCGCCAGCGGCTGGCAGGCGCCCGACGCCGAGGCCCTGCCGCTGGCGGGCGAGGTGGTGGAGCGCGTGCTCAAGCCCTTTGCCGCCCTGCCCGAGGTGGCGCGCGGCCTGCGCCTCAACACCCGCGTGACGGCCATCAGCCGCGAGGGTTTCGACAAGGTCAAGAGCGCCGGCCGCGAGCACGCGCCCTTCGTGATCCGCGCCGAGCAGGGCGGCCGGCCGCTGGAGATCCGCGCCCGCGCGGTGATCGATGCCACCGGCACCTGGGGCCAGCCCAACCCGCTGGGCGCCGGCGGCCTGCCGGCGCTGGGCGAGGCCGCGGCGGCGGCGCAGATCCACTACGGCATTCCCGATGTGCTGGGTACGCAGTGTGCGCGTTATGCCGGCAAACGCACCCTGGTGGTGGGGGCCGGGCACTCGGCCGCCAATGCCTTGCTGGCGCTGGCCGAACTGGCGCAGCAGGTGCCGGGCACGCGCCTGGCCTGGGGCGTGCGCTCGCCCGCGCTGAAACGCGTGTTCGGCGGCGGTGCGGCCGACGCGCTGCCGGCGCGCGGCCAGCTGGGCACGGCGCTGCAGGCGCTGCAGGCCAGCGGCGCGCTGGAGTTCATCAGCGGGCTGCGCATCGCCGAGCTGCGCCGGGTGGAGGGCAAGCTCAGCGTGCTGGGCAGCCAGGCGCAGGGCGGGGCGCTGCAGCTGGACGGTTTCGACGAGATCATCTGCGCCACCGGGCAGCGCCCCGACCTGCGCCTGGCCAGCGAGCTGCGCGTCAGGCTGGACCCCTGGCTGGAATCGACCGCGGCGCTGGGCCCGCTGATCGACCCGAACCTGCACAGCTGCGGCACGGTGCGCCCGCATGGGCACCGCGAGCTGGCCCATCCCGAGCCCGGCCTCTACACCCTGGGCGTGAAGAGCTATGGCCGCGCGCCCACCTTCCTGATGGCCACCGGCTTCGAGCAGGCGCGCTCGGTGGTGGCGGCGCTGGCAGGGGACTTCGAGGCCGCCGACCGGGTGGAGCTGGACCTGCCGGAAACCGGCGTCTGCAGCGCGGGCGAGGCGCCGCCCTCGTCATCGGCAGCAGCCACGGCGCCGGCGCAATCCTGCTGCGCTGCGGCGCCCAAGGCCGCTGCGGCGCGCTGCTGTGGCTGA
- a CDS encoding histidine kinase: MRALRAALPGAAALAALAEVLHSWRWRHSLLGLAIGLAHIALGPGGSMLLWPIEADKHYPSALLHYVLLFGLPLVLAVRLADRAVDRGAAGWRAYGLAVLAVALLGSWGGWALQLSIWAGALSTQTRNAWLALAVAMLHAMGVTAYAHARQAGQALARLRAAELERAQQARQLQLQRLLALQARIEPALLFHALRRILDLSRHDAAAADALLADLNELLRALLPGADAGLSTLGRECALLQAYARVSAGLRLRVTLAQADAGIALAPMLLLPMLRALEGAVGHGQDYALSAAPAGAGLRIHLATAGGATHGEPALQELRERLAGLYAQAGRLRLLPGPGSALELELPLQHDARTHR; encoded by the coding sequence ATGCGGGCGCTGCGCGCCGCCCTGCCGGGCGCGGCGGCCCTGGCCGCCCTGGCCGAGGTGCTGCACAGCTGGCGCTGGCGGCACAGCCTGCTGGGCCTTGCCATCGGCCTGGCGCATATCGCGCTGGGCCCGGGCGGCAGCATGCTGCTGTGGCCCATCGAGGCCGACAAGCATTACCCCTCGGCCCTGCTGCACTACGTGCTGCTGTTCGGCCTGCCGCTGGTGCTGGCGGTGCGCCTGGCCGACCGCGCGGTGGATCGCGGCGCCGCCGGTTGGCGGGCCTATGGGCTGGCGGTGCTGGCGGTGGCGCTGCTGGGCAGCTGGGGCGGCTGGGCGCTGCAGCTGAGCATCTGGGCGGGCGCGCTCTCGACCCAGACACGCAACGCCTGGCTGGCGCTGGCCGTGGCCATGTTGCACGCCATGGGCGTGACCGCCTATGCCCATGCGCGCCAGGCCGGGCAGGCGCTGGCGCGGCTGCGTGCCGCCGAACTCGAGCGCGCGCAACAGGCGCGGCAGTTGCAGTTGCAGCGCCTGCTGGCGCTGCAGGCGCGCATCGAGCCCGCCTTGCTGTTCCACGCGCTGCGCCGCATCCTGGACCTGTCGCGCCACGATGCCGCCGCCGCCGATGCCCTGCTGGCCGACCTGAACGAGCTGCTGCGCGCCCTGCTGCCCGGCGCTGATGCCGGGCTCAGCACGCTGGGGCGCGAATGCGCCCTGCTGCAAGCCTATGCGCGAGTCAGCGCGGGCCTGCGCCTGCGCGTGACGCTCGCGCAGGCCGACGCCGGCATCGCGCTGGCGCCGATGCTGCTGCTGCCCATGCTGCGCGCGCTGGAAGGCGCCGTGGGGCACGGTCAGGACTATGCGCTGAGCGCCGCACCCGCCGGCGCGGGGCTGCGCATCCACCTGGCGACCGCGGGCGGCGCCACCCATGGCGAACCGGCGCTGCAGGAGCTGCGCGAGCGCCTGGCCGGCCTCTACGCCCAGGCCGGCCGCCTGCGCCTGCTGCCGGGCCCGGGCAGCGCCCTGGAACTCGAACTACCCTTGCAGCATGACGCGCGCACTCATCGCTGA
- a CDS encoding beta/gamma crystallin-related protein — translation MNKMLRLTALLAGLTLAAQAGAQVTFYEREAFQGRSFNTDQQIRNLERFGFNDRASSVVVQRGRWEVCEDRRFDGRCVVLRQGRYASLQAMGLNDRISSVRAVERDARIDEDRYAPAPLVQQDYRRRGGERLYDATVTSVRAVVGTPERRCWTEREQIPQDRREANVPAALAGAVIGGILGHQIGGGTGRDIATVGGAVAGGALGANIGRDRDGRPVTTQNVQRCENVAGDPRPEYWDVSYEFRGRDYRVQMTSPPGSTISVNRQGEPRA, via the coding sequence ATGAACAAGATGCTTCGATTGACCGCCTTGCTGGCCGGCCTGACGCTCGCCGCACAGGCGGGGGCCCAAGTCACCTTCTACGAACGCGAGGCCTTCCAGGGCCGCAGCTTCAACACCGACCAGCAGATCCGCAACCTGGAGCGCTTCGGTTTCAACGACCGTGCATCCTCGGTGGTGGTGCAGCGCGGCCGTTGGGAGGTCTGCGAAGACCGGCGCTTCGACGGACGCTGCGTGGTCTTGCGCCAGGGCCGCTATGCCTCGCTGCAGGCCATGGGGCTGAACGACCGCATCTCCTCGGTGCGCGCCGTGGAGCGCGACGCCCGCATCGACGAAGACCGCTACGCGCCGGCGCCGCTGGTGCAGCAGGACTATCGCCGCCGCGGCGGCGAGCGCCTCTATGACGCCACCGTCACCTCGGTGCGCGCGGTGGTCGGCACGCCCGAGCGGCGCTGCTGGACCGAGCGCGAGCAGATCCCGCAGGATCGTCGCGAGGCGAATGTGCCCGCGGCGCTGGCGGGTGCGGTGATCGGCGGCATCCTCGGCCACCAGATCGGCGGCGGCACCGGCAGGGACATCGCCACCGTGGGTGGTGCGGTGGCGGGTGGGGCGCTGGGCGCCAATATCGGCCGCGACCGCGATGGCCGCCCGGTGACCACGCAGAACGTGCAGCGCTGCGAGAACGTCGCCGGCGATCCGCGCCCCGAGTACTGGGACGTCAGCTATGAATTCCGCGGCCGCGACTACCGCGTGCAGATGACCTCGCCCCCGGGCTCGACCATCAGCGTCAATCGTCAGGGCGAACCGCGCGCCTGA
- a CDS encoding ArsR/SmtB family transcription factor, translated as MDEAQIIRALAALAQSHRLKVFRLLVVAGQEGLTPGALAEALELPAATLSFHLKELANAGLVSQERLGRNLVYRAAFEQMNALLAYLTENCCQGEACLSPEIRTATKSCAC; from the coding sequence ATGGACGAAGCCCAGATCATCCGTGCCCTCGCCGCGCTGGCGCAAAGCCACCGGCTCAAGGTGTTCCGCCTGCTGGTGGTGGCGGGGCAGGAGGGGCTCACGCCCGGCGCGCTGGCCGAGGCGCTGGAGCTGCCGGCCGCCACACTGTCCTTCCACCTCAAGGAACTGGCCAATGCCGGCCTGGTGAGCCAGGAGCGGCTGGGCCGCAACCTGGTCTACCGCGCCGCCTTCGAGCAGATGAACGCGCTGCTGGCCTATCTGACCGAGAACTGCTGTCAGGGCGAGGCCTGCCTCAGCCCTGAAATCCGGACTGCCACCAAGTCCTGCGCCTGCTGA
- a CDS encoding LytR/AlgR family response regulator transcription factor, whose product MTRALIAEDEALLCAELREELARVWPELEICALAHDGHAAYRAIEQQAPEVLFLDVELPGLSGLELARLAGRRAHIVFITAFGHYALQAFEEGVVDYLLKPLDVARLARAVQRLRDRLGQTPADLAGLLQRARTPAVAEPLRWISVLQGRDIRLITVDDICYFRADSKYVAVVTVDGEALISTPLKELLAKLDPAVFWQVHRGTVVNLNAVHSLSRGSDGHLTLNLKQRPEALPVGSSYAQRFRHL is encoded by the coding sequence ATGACGCGCGCACTCATCGCTGAGGACGAAGCCCTGCTCTGCGCGGAGCTGCGCGAGGAGCTGGCGCGCGTCTGGCCGGAGCTGGAGATCTGCGCCCTCGCCCATGACGGCCATGCCGCCTACCGCGCCATCGAGCAGCAGGCGCCCGAGGTGCTGTTTCTCGACGTGGAACTGCCCGGCCTCAGCGGCCTGGAGCTGGCCAGGCTGGCCGGCCGGCGCGCCCACATCGTCTTCATCACCGCCTTCGGCCATTACGCGCTGCAGGCCTTCGAGGAGGGGGTGGTGGACTATCTGCTCAAGCCGCTGGACGTGGCACGCCTGGCGCGCGCGGTGCAGCGCCTGCGCGACCGCCTCGGCCAGACCCCGGCCGACCTGGCCGGGCTGCTGCAGCGCGCCCGCACACCGGCGGTGGCCGAGCCGCTGCGCTGGATCAGCGTGCTGCAGGGCCGCGACATCCGCCTCATCACGGTCGACGACATCTGCTATTTCCGCGCCGACAGCAAGTACGTAGCGGTGGTCACCGTCGACGGCGAGGCCCTCATCAGCACGCCGCTCAAGGAGCTGCTCGCCAAGCTGGATCCGGCCGTATTCTGGCAGGTGCACCGCGGCACCGTGGTCAATCTGAACGCCGTCCACAGCCTCAGCCGCGGCAGCGACGGGCACCTGACCCTCAACCTCAAGCAACGCCCCGAGGCCCTGCCGGTCGGCAGCAGCTACGCGCAGCGCTTTCGCCATCTGTAG
- a CDS encoding arsenate reductase ArsC produces the protein MTTHVLILCTHNSARSVLAEGMLNHLAARLGQDVRAHSAGSAPSGRLNPFALEALSQAGVEVAGYRSKSWDEFTTPDAPPLSIVITVCDSAAAEACPVFFGANRDGGQPVKVHWGYPDPSNAEGGDAGKQRAFELTRQAIGYRMLQLLALPLASLSPAELKAALEQIAKS, from the coding sequence ATGACCACCCACGTACTGATTCTCTGCACCCACAACTCCGCCCGCAGCGTGCTCGCCGAGGGCATGCTCAACCATCTGGCCGCCAGGCTGGGCCAGGATGTGCGCGCCCACAGCGCCGGCAGCGCGCCCAGCGGCCGCCTCAACCCCTTCGCGCTGGAGGCGCTGAGCCAGGCCGGCGTCGAGGTGGCGGGCTACCGCAGCAAGAGCTGGGACGAATTCACCACGCCGGACGCGCCGCCGCTGTCCATCGTCATCACCGTCTGCGACAGCGCCGCGGCCGAGGCCTGCCCGGTGTTCTTCGGCGCGAATCGGGATGGCGGGCAGCCGGTCAAGGTGCACTGGGGCTACCCCGACCCGTCGAATGCCGAGGGCGGCGACGCCGGCAAGCAGCGCGCCTTCGAGCTGACGCGCCAGGCGATCGGCTACCGCATGCTGCAGCTGCTGGCGCTGCCGCTCGCCAGCCTGAGCCCGGCCGAGCTGAAGGCCGCGCTCGAGCAGATCGCGAAGAGCTGA